The following coding sequences are from one Halomonas sp. HAL1 window:
- the cmoB gene encoding tRNA 5-methoxyuridine(34)/uridine 5-oxyacetic acid(34) synthase CmoB, whose protein sequence is MPLPDDQRALYQAFLDQAVLNPSLTVWLARLPEQLAHGLDRNRHGDLSAWEKAVAKLPKLPAERKVDLNSDTITVDLDLSDSQQRQCFNLLRKLAPWRKGPFQLGGIHIDTEWRSDWKWQRVAPHLAPLKYRKVLDVGGGSGYHAWRMTGAGAAFVLVIDPSPRFYWQFQAVRHFVGDADGGRTQFLPVGIEDVPENLGFFDTVFSMGVLYHRPAPLEHLQQLKAALAPGGELVLETLVVEGDEQTVFVPGERYAAMPNVYFLPSSKALCHWLERCGFINVRVVDEAVTTLEEQRSTAWMTYQSLADFLDPNNRTRTIEGYPAPRRAVILANKPG, encoded by the coding sequence GTGCCGCTACCCGACGACCAACGCGCCCTCTATCAAGCGTTTCTGGATCAAGCCGTTCTTAACCCATCGCTCACCGTTTGGCTCGCCAGACTTCCCGAGCAGTTAGCCCATGGGCTTGACCGCAATCGCCACGGCGATCTGTCCGCCTGGGAAAAAGCCGTCGCTAAACTGCCCAAGCTACCCGCTGAGCGAAAAGTGGACTTAAACAGCGACACTATTACCGTTGATCTCGACCTTAGCGATAGCCAGCAGCGGCAGTGCTTTAACCTGCTTCGAAAGCTCGCCCCCTGGCGGAAAGGCCCTTTTCAACTAGGCGGCATTCATATTGATACCGAATGGCGCTCGGACTGGAAATGGCAAAGAGTAGCTCCGCACTTGGCACCGCTAAAATATCGTAAGGTGCTCGATGTCGGTGGTGGCAGCGGTTACCACGCCTGGCGGATGACGGGGGCTGGGGCTGCTTTTGTGTTGGTGATCGACCCCTCACCGCGCTTCTACTGGCAGTTTCAGGCGGTACGCCACTTCGTCGGCGATGCCGATGGCGGCAGAACGCAGTTTTTGCCGGTGGGCATTGAGGATGTACCGGAGAACCTCGGTTTTTTCGATACAGTGTTTTCCATGGGCGTGCTCTATCATCGCCCTGCGCCCCTGGAGCATCTTCAACAGTTAAAAGCGGCGCTGGCGCCGGGCGGCGAGCTGGTGCTGGAGACCCTGGTGGTCGAGGGAGACGAGCAGACGGTATTCGTGCCCGGCGAGCGTTACGCCGCCATGCCCAATGTCTACTTCCTGCCCTCTTCCAAAGCGCTCTGCCACTGGCTGGAACGCTGCGGCTTTATCAACGTCCGCGTGGTCGATGAAGCGGTCACCACCCTGGAAGAACAGCGTTCAACAGCGTGGATGACCTACCAATCACTGGCGGATTTTCTTGATCCTAACAACCGTACGCGCACCATTGAAGGCTACCCCGCACCACGTCGCGCGGTGATTTTGGCCAATAAGCCGGGCTGA
- the cmoA gene encoding carboxy-S-adenosyl-L-methionine synthase CmoA, with product MSDASYRDAIFSTPLDRVARFSFDEKVVACFPDMIRRSVPGYGQILGMLSLIAQRHLRHGAHVYDLGCSLGASGLALAGALASDAFRYTGVDLSPAMVTQARQTFTDECPAYAMQVEEADIRTLEYAPSGMIILNFTLQFLPASDRDALLSRLYAALEPGGVLILSEKTVDADERDNAWRVERYHDFKRANGYSDLEISQKRTALENVLVPDTLDALHVRLKQAGFPRSMTWFQYLNFASVIAFKEG from the coding sequence ATGAGTGATGCATCTTACCGTGACGCTATCTTTTCGACACCCCTTGACCGGGTAGCGCGCTTCTCTTTCGATGAAAAAGTGGTTGCGTGCTTCCCTGATATGATTCGCCGCTCGGTGCCTGGTTACGGACAAATTCTGGGCATGCTGAGTCTCATTGCCCAGCGCCATTTGCGCCACGGCGCCCATGTGTATGATTTGGGCTGCTCGCTGGGCGCTTCAGGCCTTGCGCTTGCAGGGGCGTTAGCATCGGATGCCTTTCGCTATACGGGCGTTGATCTCTCCCCGGCCATGGTCACCCAGGCACGACAGACCTTTACTGACGAATGCCCAGCGTACGCTATGCAGGTAGAAGAAGCCGATATCCGTACTCTGGAGTATGCACCTTCGGGCATGATCATTCTCAATTTTACGCTGCAGTTTCTACCCGCCTCGGACCGCGACGCCCTATTGTCGCGGCTCTATGCAGCGCTGGAGCCCGGAGGCGTACTGATTCTCTCTGAAAAAACCGTGGATGCGGATGAGCGCGACAACGCTTGGCGGGTTGAGCGCTACCACGATTTCAAACGCGCCAATGGCTACAGCGACCTGGAAATCAGCCAGAAGCGCACCGCTCTTGAGAATGTGCTAGTGCCAGACACCTTGGACGCACTCCACGTTCGTTTGAAACAGGCGGGGTTTCCCCGCTCGATGACGTGGTTCCAATACTTGAATTTCGCTTCCGTCATTGCCTTTAAGGAGGGGTGA